Below is a genomic region from Peromyscus leucopus breed LL Stock unplaced genomic scaffold, UCI_PerLeu_2.1 scaffold_1231, whole genome shotgun sequence.
GGCTCCTCTTTTAGCATTAGCTGGAGATGGATGTACGTTATCattaaagagatttttcttcattaatctcTGAAGTGTGTTGAGTGATTTCTCCCTTggaagacattttaattttagaacaGCTGCATTTCAGTCCtgttagaaaaatgtttctgaaacaagttttctttttttttttttttttttttttttaccttgaaaTGTGTATTCTAggttaagtcaggagacttttcTTAAGCTTAACATAGAGAAGGAAAACGGTTCCAATTCCATCCAGAGTCTACGGAGGTACTATGGTTGATCTATTTCCACATGAGGTGCCTAGTGCTAGTGTCTTTCATATTGAGACAATCCTCAGCACACCTGGTATACAAGTTTGGATGAATCCTCAGGCCCTTCATCTTCCAGGCTCTGCGGCAGCTGTTTGAGCTTTGGCAGCATTTTCCAAAATCTTCCTTTTCCATTCTTCATAATCCTGTGTCAGACCTTCATCTTTCAGTGCTTTATGTGGGGTTTCTAttacttcttctatttcttttgctgGTGTTTCAACCAcagacttctttttcttcagtgctggacTAGCTAAATCTCCAGAGTCTCTGTTAATCTGCTGCCCAATCTTCTCTAACTGCTTACATAGCCGATCAAATATTGCTTTTTTCACACCAGATGTAGTTATCATTTTGGTTTTATCCACTTTTACCTTCAGAATTTTGCATGCTGAAAGCAGTGCAGCAGTGGTGAAAAGCGGCCTGGACAAGTCCAGGTCTGCTCGCTGTGCTTCGGTAAGACTAGACTCGTAGCTTTGCAGTATCTTTGAAGCCATGGTCACTGCTTCTGTACAGCTGAACTGTACAGCTAGGTCTCTTATTCCAATATTTGAATTTAATCCCAGTAAACACTCAAAAGATTTAAGACAGCTCTGATACATCTTCTTGTTCAAGCCAGAGAGCTTAATTAAATAAGCTCTATCCAGGGGGCACTTCATGCAGGAAGCTGCAAGGTCCAGGCATATGACAGCACTGCTGGTTTCTGAGCTGTGTGCAGACAGACCGGTACACCTCACCTTAGACAGCCGTAGGTACTCCTCTGCTTTCCTCAGGACACCCGGCTCCGCCAGGCCGAGGCGTGGGGCGAGGCGCCGGACCAGCTCCGACTCCATGGCCCGAAGAAATTGAAACAAGTTTTCTTATGTTGACACAAGTAGCCTTGATCCCAGTCTGTTGCTCTCTATGGCAATGACTTTCCTGTCCTCTATATTACAcattaaaaatcttaaattaaattattgtaTCACCTCAGAGTTTTAAAActgtccatttgagtcatacAGTTGCATGTCCATTGCAGTAAAGGGAAAGAGATTTGCATGTGGAGCATGGTTTCTACCTTCAGACCAGAATAGAAGGAATAGATTATTGTGTACACTGCTGGGGTGAACAGGGTAAGCAATCAGCTGCTGGAGTCATCATTATGAAAACACACCTCATTGTAGCATCGGAAGGGATTTTGTAATTTACCAGCATGTACCAATTCATGTCTTGTGAATGAAGACAGAACAGACTGGTTGGTGTATACTCTCAGGAGGTTAACTTGAACCAGAGGATATTGAATTTTCAATTAAGCAACTCTCCTATGCAGATATGTTCAGTCCTGCTTGACACAGTTATGCCAGCTCAGAGGGCCTTTGACTAACTGTGTGTGTCAGGTTAGAGATCACAGCAGCCAACATGTATTCGGGGAAGATCAACCTATCTCTTATTAATGATATTTCCTCTACTAGAGAAAGTtccactttttttaaaag
It encodes:
- the LOC114687390 gene encoding origin recognition complex subunit 6-like, whose product is MESELVRRLAPRLGLAEPGVLRKAEEYLRLSKVRCTGLSAHSSETSSAVICLDLAASCMKCPLDRAYLIKLSGLNKKMYQSCLKSFECLLGLNSNIGIRDLAVQFSCTEAVTMASKILQSYESSLTEAQRADLDLSRPLFTTAALLSACKILKVKVDKTKMITTSGVKKAIFDRLCKQLEKIGQQINRDSGDLASPALKKKKSVVETPAKEIEEVIETPHKALKDEGLTQDYEEWKRKILENAAKAQTAAAEPGR